A window from Erythrolamprus reginae isolate rEryReg1 chromosome 11, rEryReg1.hap1, whole genome shotgun sequence encodes these proteins:
- the LOC139174530 gene encoding basal cell adhesion molecule-like, with protein sequence MAQFGPPGWLFAAALLSATLCFSHAGFATVRRTKQEGPIFEGHNVTLECLVSGEDNISDFTFQRYSKWLRSWISLDESHDLRCWFYDVAVSHSNGRLLLTISDIHSWHAGPYRCASLNATDNGTVSDVLQLQMEYLHNVFISNSNSWCGTIGDSMSVVEGENLQLHCSAAGSQTPVYEWIREGADWILPSDSLNFSKITQEQAGTYTCQAHHPTLPQLTKSKSIRLFVESVKRSFILESVKTLSTPMLALAVALPAILLLLLILVFAFLIPYHRASVLKKMALEESGQRTPIYKGSLDSVPSVVSVTQPLVM encoded by the exons GGTTCGCCACCGTCCGTAGGACTAAGCAGGAGGGCCCTATCTTTGAGGGCCACAATGTGACTCTGGAATGCCTGGTCAGTGGTGAGGATAATATATCGGACTTCACCTTCCAAAGATATAGCAAG TGGCTCCGTTCTTGGATCTCTTTGGATGAATCTCACGACTTGCGCTGCTGGTTTTATGACGTCGCTGTGAGTCACAGCAACGGGCGTCTCCTGCTGACCATCAGCGACATCCATTCTTGGCACGCCGGGCCCTACCGCTGTGCCAGTCTGAACGCCACCGACAACGGCACTGTCTCGGATGTACTGCAATTGCAGATGGAGT ATCTGCACAACGTCTTCATCAGCAATTCCAACTCCTGGTGTGGCACCATAGGAGACTCCATGTCGGTCGTGGAAGGTGAGAACTTGCAACTTCATTGCTCAGCGGCCGGCTCCCAGACGCCGGTGTACGAGTGGATTCGAGAG GGAGCTGACTGGATCCTGCCCTCCGATTCCTTAAATTTCTCCAAGATAACCCAGGAGCAAGCCGGGACCTACACTTGCCAAGCCCATCATCCAACTTTGCCTCAGTTGACCAAGAGCAAATCCATCCGCTTGTTCGTGGAGAGCGTCAAGCGCAGCTTTATTCTGG AGTCCGTGAAGACCCTCAGCACCCCAATGCTGGCCCTGGCAGTGGCCCTACCAGCCATACTGTTGCTGCTGTTGATTTTGGTCTTCGCCTTCCTCATCCCTTATCACCGGGCATCCGTCCTGAAGAAAATGGCTTT GGAGGAGTCTGGCCAGCGCACCCCCATTTACAAAGGCAGCCTCGACTCCGTGCCTTCTGTTGTGAGCGTTACCCAGCCTCTGGTGATGTGA